The following coding sequences are from one uncultured Devosia sp. window:
- a CDS encoding AAA family ATPase has product MKFSRLKLHGFKSFSDEMTLVMEPGLTGIVGPNGCGKSNLVEAMRWVMGESSYKAMRASGMDDVIFSGSGNRPARNSAEVTLVLDNSDRTAPAALNTADVLEVTRRIEREQGSVYRVNGKEVRARDVQLLFADASTGAHSPAMVRQGQIGELIAAKPTARRALLEEAAGISGLHSRRHEAELRLRAAEANLERVDDIIAQVETQLETLKRQARLATRYRSLSGDIRRAEATLFHIRWVAARFAEKEAEASQASLVRQLADATHLEFQAQKKLDAAEASLQPLRERESVTGAVLQRYTILAEQLAEESHRASQRRAELEDRIRQLVADGTRERQLVAEAQTTLAAYVDEQTILAEEAEAAQDDFDSARNEAEAARAAVATAEADARAAADALSQLRARHSQAARAAQDAATRIQRLTGEMSQVEVEARAVTAQLDADETLSLKRAALAEAQEAASVAEEGAVEAEEDATVAQDMLDAARPRLAEIEAALNRLEAEAATLGKMLNVGASLWPAIVDELKVAPGYETALGAALGDDLDASSDAGAPMHWSVPVDHSDDAALPQAAEPLSRYVTGSALLKRRLDQIGLIHAADGPGLMHALKPGQRLVTLDGALWRWDGFIAAADAPSAAAQRLAQRNRLSELDEEIARSKGERNGQKREVDALAVALDAARQAERNRRDAWRAAQHGIGAAQAEVDTAQRAIGDLTTRQSALEEARARLTTSLAEADAARSEAERALTDAGTEDEAALLAESSQFVLTTARDKADHARLRLGNFETAARMRESRLGQLGRDSQSWQRRRDGALEQLATLEQRSAEVAAQLETVSETPDGFAARRQQLEDQIEQAREDHKASSDSLNVAQTGWRDADRALKTASDALANARIELTRIEERAKGFIAQRQQIERQIEETLNIPASKTLEASGIRAEEALPAENTVEQKVDRLKAERERLGGVNLSAEKEAVEVQEKLDLMVNDKNDLIEAIAKLRTGIASLNREGRLRLNEAFGKVNAHFQELFTTLFGGGTAELSFVESDDPLEAGLEIIARPPGKKPQTMTLLSGGEQALTAMSLIFAVFLTNPAPICVLDEVDAPLDDANVERFCNLLESMRQRTNTRFMVITHNPITMSRVDRLFGVTMAERGVSQLVSVDLQTAESFREAS; this is encoded by the coding sequence GTGAAATTCTCCCGCCTCAAGCTGCACGGCTTCAAGAGCTTCTCCGACGAGATGACGCTCGTGATGGAGCCGGGCCTTACCGGCATTGTCGGGCCCAATGGCTGCGGCAAGTCCAATCTCGTCGAAGCCATGCGCTGGGTGATGGGCGAAAGCTCCTACAAGGCCATGCGCGCCTCGGGCATGGATGACGTGATCTTTTCGGGCTCCGGCAACCGTCCAGCCCGCAACTCCGCCGAAGTCACGCTCGTCCTCGACAATTCCGATCGAACCGCCCCCGCAGCGCTCAACACCGCCGATGTGCTCGAAGTCACGCGCCGCATCGAGCGCGAGCAGGGTTCGGTCTATCGCGTCAATGGCAAGGAAGTGCGCGCGCGCGACGTGCAACTGCTGTTTGCCGATGCCTCCACCGGCGCCCATTCGCCGGCCATGGTGCGCCAGGGCCAGATTGGCGAGCTGATCGCTGCCAAGCCGACGGCCCGTCGCGCCCTGCTCGAAGAAGCCGCTGGCATTTCAGGTCTTCATTCCCGCCGTCACGAAGCCGAGCTGCGGTTGCGGGCGGCCGAAGCCAATCTCGAGCGCGTCGATGACATCATCGCCCAGGTCGAGACCCAGCTCGAAACACTGAAGCGCCAGGCGCGACTGGCTACGCGCTATCGTTCTCTCTCCGGTGATATCCGCCGCGCAGAGGCGACGCTGTTTCATATCCGCTGGGTTGCTGCCCGCTTTGCCGAAAAGGAAGCCGAGGCGAGCCAGGCGAGCCTGGTGCGCCAACTGGCCGATGCGACGCATCTCGAGTTCCAGGCACAGAAAAAGCTCGATGCCGCTGAGGCTTCGCTGCAGCCGCTGCGCGAGCGGGAATCGGTGACCGGCGCGGTCTTGCAGCGTTACACGATCCTCGCCGAACAGCTGGCCGAAGAATCCCACCGCGCCAGCCAGCGGCGGGCCGAGCTCGAAGACCGCATCCGCCAGCTCGTCGCCGACGGCACGCGCGAGCGCCAATTGGTGGCCGAAGCCCAGACGACGCTGGCCGCCTATGTCGACGAACAGACCATTCTGGCCGAAGAGGCGGAGGCCGCGCAGGACGATTTCGACAGTGCGCGCAACGAGGCCGAGGCGGCTCGCGCTGCCGTCGCCACGGCTGAAGCCGACGCCCGCGCCGCGGCTGATGCGCTGTCGCAATTGCGCGCCCGGCACAGCCAGGCTGCCCGCGCGGCGCAGGATGCCGCAACGCGTATCCAACGCCTCACTGGTGAAATGAGCCAAGTCGAAGTGGAAGCGCGTGCCGTCACCGCGCAGCTCGATGCCGACGAGACGCTGAGCCTCAAGCGCGCCGCGCTGGCCGAGGCGCAGGAAGCGGCAAGCGTGGCCGAAGAGGGCGCGGTCGAGGCTGAAGAAGATGCAACTGTCGCGCAGGACATGCTCGACGCTGCCCGTCCGCGCCTCGCCGAGATCGAGGCCGCGCTCAACCGGCTCGAAGCCGAGGCGGCGACGCTGGGCAAGATGCTCAATGTCGGTGCCAGCCTGTGGCCGGCTATTGTCGACGAGCTCAAGGTGGCGCCCGGCTATGAGACCGCGCTTGGCGCTGCATTGGGGGACGATCTCGATGCCAGTTCGGACGCCGGCGCACCGATGCACTGGTCGGTGCCGGTCGATCATAGTGATGACGCCGCGCTGCCCCAGGCCGCGGAACCGCTTAGTCGCTATGTCACCGGTTCTGCCCTGCTCAAGCGCCGGCTCGACCAGATCGGCCTGATCCATGCTGCCGATGGCCCGGGCCTGATGCATGCGCTCAAACCAGGCCAGCGCCTCGTGACGCTGGATGGCGCGCTGTGGCGTTGGGACGGATTTATCGCTGCTGCCGATGCGCCCAGTGCCGCCGCGCAGCGCCTCGCCCAGCGCAATCGCCTCAGCGAACTCGATGAGGAAATCGCGCGTAGCAAGGGCGAGCGCAACGGACAGAAACGCGAGGTCGATGCGCTGGCTGTCGCGCTGGACGCTGCCCGCCAGGCCGAACGCAATCGCCGTGATGCCTGGCGCGCCGCCCAGCACGGCATTGGGGCGGCGCAGGCCGAAGTCGACACGGCGCAACGCGCCATCGGCGATTTGACCACGCGCCAGTCGGCGCTGGAAGAAGCCCGTGCCCGCCTCACCACCAGCCTTGCCGAAGCCGATGCCGCGCGCAGCGAAGCCGAGCGCGCCCTGACCGACGCCGGGACCGAGGACGAAGCTGCGCTGCTGGCCGAGTCCAGCCAGTTCGTCCTCACCACGGCCCGCGACAAGGCCGACCATGCTCGCCTGCGTCTGGGCAATTTCGAGACGGCGGCGCGCATGCGCGAGAGCCGGTTGGGGCAGTTGGGTCGCGACAGCCAGAGCTGGCAGCGCCGCCGCGATGGGGCGCTTGAACAATTGGCAACCCTGGAGCAGCGCAGCGCCGAAGTCGCCGCCCAGCTCGAAACCGTTAGCGAGACGCCCGACGGCTTTGCCGCCCGCCGCCAGCAGCTCGAAGACCAGATTGAGCAGGCTCGGGAAGACCACAAGGCTTCGAGCGACAGCCTCAATGTGGCCCAGACCGGCTGGCGCGATGCCGATCGCGCGCTCAAGACCGCCAGCGACGCTTTGGCCAATGCGCGCATCGAGCTGACCCGTATCGAGGAGCGCGCCAAGGGTTTCATCGCCCAACGCCAGCAGATCGAACGGCAGATCGAGGAAACACTCAACATCCCCGCCAGCAAGACGCTGGAAGCTTCGGGTATTCGCGCCGAGGAAGCGCTGCCGGCCGAAAACACGGTCGAACAGAAGGTCGACCGCCTCAAGGCCGAGCGGGAGCGGCTGGGCGGGGTCAATCTTTCGGCCGAAAAGGAAGCCGTCGAGGTTCAGGAAAAGCTGGACTTGATGGTCAATGACAAGAACGACCTGATCGAGGCCATTGCCAAGCTCAGGACCGGCATCGCCTCGCTCAACCGCGAGGGGCGCCTGCGCCTCAACGAGGCTTTCGGCAAGGTCAATGCCCACTTCCAGGAGCTGTTCACCACGCTGTTCGGTGGCGGCACGGCCGAGCTCAGTTTCGTTGAAAGCGATGATCCACTCGAAGCGGGCCTTGAGATCATTGCCCGCCCGCCCGGCAAGAAGCCGCAGACCATGACGCTGCTGTCGGGCGGCGAACAGGCGCTGACCGCCATGTCGCTGATCTTTGCAGTCTTCCTGACCAATCCAGCGCCGATCTGCGTGCTGGACGAAGTCGATGCGCCGCTCGACGACGCCAATGTCGAGCGCTTCTGTAATCTGCTCGAGAGCATGCGCCAGCGCACCAATACGCGCTTCATGGTCATCACCCACAATCCGATCACCATGAGCCGGGTCGATCGCCTGTTCGGCGTGACCATGGCCGAACGCGGCGTCAGCCAGCTGGTTTCGGTGGACCTCCAGACCGCCGAAAGCTTCCGCGAAGCCAGTTAG
- a CDS encoding antitoxin Xre-like helix-turn-helix domain-containing protein has translation MPALAHADPDLAERQDFSRDADRARLSRVALKAYRRLVEQWELTGQQAAALLDVSMSTWERLKQEGRDKTLSQDQMTRISALVGIYKGLHLLFADDMADRWPMLDNKGPLFARQTPVDSMIRGGIPQMLDVRRYVDAVRGGL, from the coding sequence ATGCCCGCTCTTGCCCATGCCGATCCGGACCTTGCCGAGCGCCAGGATTTCTCGCGCGATGCGGACCGGGCGCGGCTGTCGCGTGTGGCGCTCAAGGCCTATCGCCGGCTGGTCGAGCAATGGGAACTGACCGGCCAGCAGGCCGCCGCCCTGCTCGATGTGTCGATGAGCACCTGGGAGCGGTTGAAGCAGGAGGGGCGGGATAAGACCCTCAGCCAAGACCAGATGACCCGCATCTCGGCGCTGGTCGGGATCTACAAGGGTCTCCACCTGCTGTTTGCCGACGACATGGCCGATCGCTGGCCCATGCTCGACAACAAGGGGCCGCTGTTTGCGCGGCAGACGCCGGTCGACTCGATGATCCGCGGCGGCATTCCGCAAATGCTCGATGTGCGCCGCTATGTCGATGCCGTGCGCGGCGGGCTCTGA
- a CDS encoding RES family NAD+ phosphorylase: MSNPVPVVTEAFPRTVRLVTTARLRASVLAPLVDDEDELAQLGEIEGATSARLMAEQRGISGLAANELVYDVPHARFINASFAYSKPLQPNRFNGANRGAWYAALGVETCLAEVGFHLTRMLAETEVFEATVEYAEMFCGMAGDFFDLRQRPEHPALGADTAQSYPIGNALAEEARAEGLNGIIYPSVRHRGGTCLAALRPAAVQSVRQGAVYRMVWAGSPEPKVEGPI, translated from the coding sequence GTGTCCAACCCGGTTCCCGTCGTCACCGAAGCCTTTCCGCGCACCGTTCGCCTCGTCACCACAGCGCGGCTGCGGGCTTCGGTGCTGGCCCCACTCGTCGATGACGAAGATGAACTCGCCCAATTGGGCGAGATCGAGGGCGCGACCTCCGCGCGGCTGATGGCCGAGCAGCGCGGCATTTCGGGCCTTGCCGCCAATGAGCTGGTCTATGACGTGCCCCATGCCCGCTTCATCAATGCCAGCTTCGCCTATAGCAAGCCGCTGCAGCCCAACCGCTTCAATGGCGCCAATCGCGGCGCCTGGTATGCGGCGCTCGGCGTCGAGACCTGCCTTGCCGAGGTCGGCTTCCACCTGACCCGCATGCTGGCCGAGACCGAGGTTTTTGAGGCAACGGTGGAATATGCCGAAATGTTCTGCGGCATGGCCGGGGATTTTTTTGACCTGCGCCAACGCCCCGAGCACCCCGCGCTTGGCGCCGATACGGCGCAGTCATATCCCATCGGTAATGCCCTGGCCGAAGAGGCCCGCGCAGAAGGGCTCAATGGCATCATCTATCCGTCCGTCCGGCACCGGGGCGGCACGTGCCTCGCGGCACTACGGCCTGCGGCGGTGCAGTCAGTGCGACAGGGAGCGGTCTACCGGATGGTGTGGGCAGGAAGTCCGGAGCCGAAGGTGGAAGGACCCATCTAA
- a CDS encoding AtpZ/AtpI family protein: MSKPHDTEGKQQNAEEVRRELASRIASAKRDRLIEERKASPDNSEAMAGYARGMRIATEFIAAIIVGCILGYLVDLGLGTSPWGLLIGMLMGFAAGILNVTRVVTQMNAASPPPTGSEKDRVVSGENDKKDA; the protein is encoded by the coding sequence ATGTCGAAACCGCATGATACCGAAGGTAAGCAGCAAAACGCTGAAGAAGTGAGGCGCGAGCTTGCATCGCGGATCGCTTCAGCCAAAAGGGATCGTCTGATCGAGGAGCGCAAAGCCTCGCCGGATAATTCCGAGGCGATGGCCGGTTACGCGCGCGGCATGCGCATCGCGACCGAGTTTATTGCTGCGATCATCGTGGGGTGCATTCTCGGCTACCTCGTCGATCTTGGCCTGGGGACCAGCCCTTGGGGTCTGCTCATCGGCATGCTGATGGGCTTTGCTGCTGGAATACTGAATGTCACTCGTGTAGTGACGCAAATGAATGCCGCTTCGCCTCCCCCAACCGGGTCCGAAAAGGATCGGGTTGTGTCAGGCGAGAATGACAAAAAAGACGCTTAG
- a CDS encoding F0F1 ATP synthase subunit A → MAGTDPIHQFVIQDIIPIYAGGDGAADHGMNFSFTNSSLFMVLTVAAITTFVVAASAKKSLVPSRFQLAGELLYEFVANMLRSSAGKEGMKFFPFVFSLFTFVLFANLFGMIPYFFTVTSHIIVTVALAVMVMAVVIGYGFFRHGPKFLKLFVPAGVPAYVLPIVVPIEIISFLSRPISLSVRLFGNILAGHITLKVFAGFVVSLGTLGALGWLGALLPLLMTVALTALEFLVAAVQAYVFAVLTSMYLNDAVHPSH, encoded by the coding sequence TTGGCCGGTACTGACCCGATCCACCAGTTTGTCATTCAGGACATCATCCCGATTTATGCCGGTGGGGACGGCGCTGCCGATCACGGCATGAATTTCTCCTTCACCAATTCGTCGCTCTTCATGGTGCTGACGGTTGCGGCCATCACGACCTTTGTCGTTGCCGCTTCGGCGAAGAAGTCGCTGGTGCCATCGCGCTTCCAGCTGGCCGGTGAACTGCTTTATGAATTCGTCGCCAACATGCTGCGCAGCTCGGCGGGCAAGGAAGGGATGAAGTTCTTCCCCTTCGTCTTCTCGCTGTTCACCTTCGTGCTGTTTGCCAACCTGTTTGGCATGATCCCCTATTTCTTCACCGTCACCAGCCACATCATCGTCACCGTGGCGCTGGCTGTCATGGTGATGGCCGTGGTGATCGGCTATGGCTTCTTCCGCCATGGTCCGAAGTTCCTCAAGCTCTTCGTGCCGGCAGGCGTGCCGGCCTATGTGCTGCCCATCGTGGTGCCGATCGAAATCATTTCGTTCCTGTCGCGCCCGATCAGCCTGTCGGTTCGTCTGTTCGGCAACATCCTTGCCGGCCACATCACCCTCAAGGTTTTCGCCGGTTTCGTGGTGAGCCTTGGTACACTCGGCGCTTTGGGCTGGCTCGGCGCTCTGCTGCCGCTGCTGATGACCGTGGCGCTGACGGCCCTCGAATTCCTCGTCGCAGCCGTGCAGGCCTATGTGTTTGCAGTGTTGACGTCGATGTATCTCAACGACGCGGTTCACCCTTCTCACTAA
- a CDS encoding F0F1 ATP synthase subunit C, translating into MEAEAAKFIGAGIATLGMAGAALGVSNIFSNFLSGALRNPSAAPSQTGNLIFGMAMTEALGIFSFLVALILLFVA; encoded by the coding sequence ATGGAAGCTGAAGCCGCAAAGTTCATCGGCGCCGGTATCGCAACCCTGGGCATGGCTGGCGCTGCGCTCGGCGTGTCGAACATCTTCTCGAACTTCCTGTCGGGCGCCCTGCGCAACCCGTCGGCAGCTCCGAGCCAGACCGGTAATTTGATTTTCGGTATGGCCATGACCGAAGCTCTGGGCATCTTCTCGTTCCTGGTTGCCCTGATCCTGCTGTTCGTCGCCTAA
- a CDS encoding ATP F0F1 synthase subunit B (Produces ATP from ADP in the presence of a proton gradient across the membrane. Subunit B' is part of the membrane proton channel.), translated as MVTQAFAQEAAPAETPTEENLDHAVDASHGEPVEGATGHDATTDTHATTEAHGGGHSDVFPPFDPATFPSQLLWLAITFAALYLLMSKVALPRVGSILADRKARIDGDLAAADADQKKTDAAIAAYEAALAEAKAKAQGIAAQTSEAIQTELSNKRKAVETDLAAKVTAAEERIAATKTQAMTQVDEIAAETAQTVVTQLIGDIPTDGVKAAVAKASKE; from the coding sequence ATGGTAACGCAAGCCTTCGCGCAAGAAGCTGCCCCGGCGGAGACGCCGACCGAGGAAAACCTCGACCACGCTGTCGACGCTAGCCATGGTGAACCCGTCGAGGGTGCCACCGGTCACGACGCGACCACCGACACCCATGCCACGACCGAAGCCCATGGCGGCGGACATTCCGATGTCTTCCCGCCCTTCGATCCGGCCACATTCCCCTCGCAGCTGCTCTGGCTGGCAATCACCTTTGCCGCGCTTTATCTGCTGATGAGCAAGGTTGCCCTGCCCCGCGTTGGCTCGATCCTGGCCGACCGCAAGGCTCGCATCGATGGCGATCTCGCCGCAGCCGATGCCGACCAGAAAAAGACCGACGCTGCCATCGCCGCCTATGAGGCAGCGCTTGCTGAAGCCAAGGCCAAGGCCCAGGGCATTGCGGCCCAGACCAGCGAAGCGATCCAGACCGAGCTCAGCAACAAGCGCAAGGCCGTGGAAACCGATCTTGCTGCCAAGGTCACCGCTGCCGAAGAGCGCATTGCCGCCACCAAGACCCAGGCCATGACCCAGGTCGACGAAATCGCTGCTGAAACAGCGCAGACCGTCGTCACCCAGCTCATCGGCGACATCCCGACCGATGGCGTCAAGGCTGCTGTCGCCAAGGCGAGCAAGGAGTAA
- a CDS encoding ATP F0F1 synthase subunit B (Produces ATP from ADP in the presence of a proton gradient across the membrane. Subunit B is part of the membrane proton channel.) — protein MPEFMDNSFWATVGLVLFLALITYFGVPRVIGNMLDKRIKQIADELAAAKKLREDAAALLVEYEQKRVAAESEAEGIVAAAKEEADRLTAQAQASLADLVARRTKAVEDKIAQAEAQAIAEVRARSADVAIEAARLVLVDEMSKKGGTVVDKAIADVGNRLN, from the coding sequence ATGCCCGAATTCATGGACAATAGTTTCTGGGCCACCGTCGGCCTCGTTCTCTTCCTGGCGCTCATCACCTATTTCGGCGTGCCACGCGTCATCGGCAACATGCTCGACAAGCGCATCAAGCAGATCGCCGACGAACTGGCTGCCGCCAAGAAGCTGCGTGAAGACGCCGCTGCCCTGCTCGTCGAGTATGAGCAGAAGCGCGTCGCTGCCGAGAGCGAAGCCGAAGGCATTGTTGCCGCTGCCAAGGAAGAGGCCGACCGTCTCACCGCCCAGGCCCAGGCATCGCTGGCCGACCTCGTCGCCCGCCGCACCAAGGCCGTGGAAGACAAGATCGCCCAGGCCGAAGCCCAGGCCATCGCCGAGGTCCGTGCTCGTTCCGCCGACGTAGCCATCGAAGCTGCCCGTCTCGTCCTCGTCGACGAAATGAGCAAGAAGGGTGGCACCGTTGTCGACAAGGCCATCGCCGACGTTGGCAATCGGTTGAACTGA
- the gcvT gene encoding glycine cleavage system aminomethyltransferase GcvT — protein sequence MAETSAEDLKTTPLFDSHVAANGRMVPFGGYSLPVQYPTGIMTEHKWTREHAGLFDVSHMGPSFLALNNPSGDAEADHAAIAAIIEPLICGDIAGLKPGQVRYTLMLNESGGTIDDLMVARSNMAGTLYIVVNAGTKDGDFARIDAAAGDKAKLTRADGDNALLALQGPEAVQVITAIAPGAADLGFMQYAPFDFAGEKIMVARSGYTGEDGFEILVPNVKAAALWDALLADERVKPIGLGARDSLRLEAGLPLYGHDLDETVSPIEAGLGFAVSKRRREAADFPGAARIMQEVVKHAARLRVGLLVEGAPAREGAEILDASGAVIGVVTSGGFAPSLGKAIALGFVPPAHAEPGAKLQVSVRGRAQPAEVVPTPFVPHRYFRKPKAS from the coding sequence ATGGCCGAAACCTCAGCCGAAGACCTCAAGACCACACCGCTGTTCGACAGCCACGTGGCAGCCAATGGCCGCATGGTGCCATTCGGTGGCTATTCCCTGCCCGTGCAATATCCCACCGGCATCATGACCGAGCACAAATGGACCCGCGAGCATGCGGGCCTGTTTGACGTCAGCCATATGGGCCCGAGCTTTCTGGCGCTCAACAATCCCAGCGGCGATGCGGAGGCGGATCACGCTGCCATTGCGGCGATCATCGAGCCGTTGATCTGTGGCGACATCGCCGGCCTCAAGCCTGGTCAGGTCCGCTACACGCTGATGCTCAATGAAAGCGGTGGCACGATCGACGACCTGATGGTTGCCCGCTCCAACATGGCCGGCACGCTCTACATCGTGGTCAATGCCGGCACCAAGGATGGCGACTTCGCCCGTATCGATGCTGCCGCCGGCGACAAAGCGAAACTCACCCGCGCCGATGGCGACAATGCGCTGCTTGCCCTTCAGGGTCCCGAGGCAGTTCAGGTCATCACCGCTATTGCGCCGGGCGCTGCTGATCTGGGCTTCATGCAATACGCGCCGTTCGATTTTGCCGGCGAGAAGATCATGGTCGCCCGCTCCGGCTATACCGGGGAAGACGGTTTCGAAATTCTCGTCCCCAATGTCAAGGCTGCCGCGCTCTGGGATGCGCTGCTGGCCGACGAGCGGGTCAAGCCGATTGGCCTCGGCGCCCGCGACAGTCTTCGCCTCGAAGCGGGACTACCACTCTATGGCCATGACCTCGACGAGACCGTTTCGCCGATCGAGGCAGGATTGGGCTTTGCTGTTTCCAAGCGCCGCCGCGAGGCCGCGGATTTCCCCGGTGCAGCCCGCATCATGCAAGAAGTCGTCAAGCATGCTGCGCGCTTGCGCGTGGGTCTGCTGGTCGAGGGCGCACCCGCTCGCGAAGGCGCCGAAATCCTTGACGCCTCCGGTGCGGTGATCGGCGTTGTCACCAGCGGCGGATTTGCGCCATCGCTGGGCAAAGCCATCGCCCTGGGCTTCGTGCCGCCCGCACATGCCGAACCCGGCGCAAAGCTTCAGGTTTCCGTCCGCGGCCGCGCCCAGCCGGCCGAGGTCGTGCCTACGCCCTTCGTTCCCCATCGTTATTTCCGCAAGCCCAAAGCCAGTTGA
- the gcvH gene encoding glycine cleavage system protein GcvH, protein MTTKFTPDHEYIRVEGSTGIVGITPYAQEALGDIVFVELPAVGKVLKKGEEAAVVESVKAASEIYAPVSGTVTEVNEELSGNPGLINADPEATGWIYKIAIADAAEIDGLLDSDAYAELTL, encoded by the coding sequence ATGACCACCAAGTTCACCCCGGACCACGAATATATCCGCGTCGAGGGTTCGACCGGCATTGTCGGCATCACCCCCTATGCCCAGGAAGCCCTGGGCGACATCGTCTTCGTCGAGCTGCCCGCGGTGGGCAAGGTGCTCAAGAAGGGCGAGGAAGCCGCCGTCGTTGAATCGGTCAAGGCCGCTTCGGAAATCTACGCGCCCGTTTCGGGCACGGTCACCGAGGTCAATGAAGAGCTTTCCGGCAATCCCGGCCTCATCAATGCCGATCCGGAAGCCACGGGCTGGATCTACAAAATCGCCATTGCCGACGCGGCCGAGATCGATGGCCTCCTCGATTCCGACGCCTATGCCGAGCTGACCCTCTAA
- the gcvPA gene encoding aminomethyl-transferring glycine dehydrogenase subunit GcvPA — protein sequence MRYLPHSEAERAEMLGVIGAASVDALFSAVPTKALKSFDLGLPAHSPEFLVEAHMKALAGKNRSGGDGPFFVGAGAYRHHVPATVDHLIQRSEWLTAYTPYQPEISQGTLQMLFEFQTQVAKLTGMDVANASLYDGSTGTAEAVLMARRLTKRNKIVLSGGLHPHYRDVVKAYLKDDADLLCLSASPEGQGDILDHIDDQTAAIVIQTPDFYGHLRNMKAAADAAHAKGALLIVVITEVVSLGLLEAPGALGADIVVAEGQSIGNALNFGGPYLGLLATRKEFIRQMPGRICGETVDAEGQRGFVLTLSTREQHIRREKATSNICTNSGLCALAFSIHMALLGEAGFTRLARFNHAQACKLADALATVSGVEVLNKSFFNEMTIRTSQPAASLIERLAKRGILAGVPVSRLEPDNPSVNNLIVLAATELTTDSDITALVLALSEELA from the coding sequence ATGCGCTATCTCCCCCATTCCGAAGCCGAACGCGCCGAAATGCTTGGCGTCATCGGCGCGGCCAGTGTCGATGCCCTGTTCAGCGCCGTGCCTACCAAGGCGCTGAAGAGCTTCGATCTCGGCCTGCCCGCCCATAGTCCCGAATTCCTGGTCGAAGCCCACATGAAGGCTTTGGCAGGCAAGAACCGTTCGGGTGGCGATGGCCCCTTCTTCGTCGGTGCGGGTGCCTACCGCCACCACGTGCCGGCGACGGTCGATCATCTGATCCAGCGTTCGGAATGGCTTACGGCCTATACGCCCTACCAGCCGGAAATCTCGCAGGGCACCCTGCAGATGTTGTTCGAATTCCAGACCCAGGTGGCCAAGCTCACCGGCATGGATGTGGCCAATGCCTCGCTCTATGACGGGTCCACAGGCACGGCCGAAGCGGTGCTGATGGCGCGGCGCCTGACCAAGCGCAACAAGATCGTGCTGTCGGGCGGCCTCCACCCGCATTACCGCGATGTGGTGAAGGCCTATCTCAAGGACGACGCTGACCTGCTCTGTCTGTCCGCCTCTCCAGAAGGCCAGGGCGACATCCTCGATCATATCGACGACCAGACCGCCGCCATCGTCATCCAGACGCCGGACTTCTACGGCCACCTGCGCAATATGAAGGCTGCGGCCGACGCTGCCCATGCCAAGGGTGCGCTGCTGATCGTGGTGATCACCGAGGTTGTGTCGCTCGGGCTGCTTGAGGCTCCCGGCGCGTTGGGTGCCGATATCGTCGTGGCCGAGGGACAGTCGATCGGCAATGCGCTGAACTTCGGTGGGCCGTATCTCGGCCTCCTCGCCACGCGCAAGGAATTCATCCGCCAGATGCCCGGCCGCATCTGCGGCGAAACGGTTGATGCCGAAGGCCAGCGCGGTTTCGTTTTGACGCTGTCGACCCGCGAGCAGCATATCCGCCGCGAGAAGGCGACATCCAACATCTGCACCAATTCGGGCCTCTGTGCCCTCGCCTTCTCGATCCACATGGCGCTATTGGGTGAAGCCGGTTTCACCCGCCTGGCCCGCTTCAACCATGCGCAGGCCTGCAAGCTGGCCGACGCACTGGCGACGGTGAGCGGCGTCGAAGTGCTCAACAAGAGCTTCTTCAATGAAATGACCATCCGTACCAGCCAGCCGGCCGCAAGCCTGATCGAGCGTCTCGCCAAGCGCGGCATTCTCGCCGGCGTGCCGGTCAGCCGCCTCGAGCCGGACAATCCGAGCGTCAACAACCTCATCGTGCTGGCCGCAACCGAGCTGACCACGGATAGCGACATCACCGCCCTTGTCTTGGCGCTTTCGGAGGAACTGGCATGA